One window of the Klebsiella sp. WP3-W18-ESBL-02 genome contains the following:
- a CDS encoding respiratory chain complex I subunit 1 family protein, whose product MTFLFAVLQALVLFAVAPLLSGITRVLRARLHNRRGPGVMQEYRDIIKLLGRQSVGPDASGWVFRLTPFVMVGVMLTIATALPVVTVASPMPGLGDLITLIYLFAVARFFFAIAGLDTGSPFTAIGASREAMLGVLVEPILLLGLWVAALVAGSTHISNITNTLYHWPVSRSIPLVLAFCACAFATFIEMGKLPFDLAEAEQELQEGPLSEYSGSGFGVLKWGISLKQLVVLQMFVGVFIPWGQMTSFSVGGLVLAVIAAIVKLVVGVLIIALFENSMARLRLDITGRITWTGFGLAFLAFVSLLVA is encoded by the coding sequence ATGACGTTCCTATTTGCTGTACTGCAGGCGCTGGTGCTATTCGCCGTCGCGCCGCTGCTTTCCGGTATCACCCGCGTGCTGCGCGCACGGTTGCATAACCGTCGCGGCCCGGGCGTGATGCAGGAGTATCGCGACATCATCAAACTGCTGGGCCGTCAGAGCGTTGGCCCGGATGCCTCCGGCTGGGTGTTCCGCCTGACGCCGTTTGTGATGGTCGGCGTGATGCTGACGATCGCGACCGCGCTGCCGGTGGTGACGGTCGCTTCCCCGATGCCGGGTCTGGGCGACCTTATCACCCTTATTTACCTGTTCGCCGTGGCGCGTTTCTTCTTCGCCATTGCCGGTCTGGACACCGGTAGCCCGTTCACCGCCATCGGCGCCAGCCGTGAAGCGATGCTCGGCGTGCTGGTGGAACCTATCCTGCTGCTCGGACTGTGGGTCGCCGCGCTGGTTGCGGGCTCTACTCATATCAGCAATATCACCAACACCCTGTACCACTGGCCGGTCAGCCGCAGCATTCCGCTGGTGCTGGCCTTCTGCGCCTGCGCCTTCGCCACCTTTATCGAAATGGGCAAACTGCCGTTCGATCTCGCGGAAGCAGAGCAAGAGTTGCAGGAAGGCCCGCTGTCCGAGTACAGCGGTAGCGGCTTTGGCGTGCTGAAGTGGGGCATCAGCCTCAAACAGCTGGTGGTGCTGCAGATGTTTGTTGGCGTCTTCATCCCGTGGGGACAGATGACCAGCTTTAGCGTCGGCGGCCTGGTTCTTGCGGTGATTGCCGCCATCGTCAAGCTGGTGGTCGGGGTGCTGATTATTGCCCTGTTCGAAAACAGCATGGCGCGTCTGCGTCTGGATATCACCGGCCGCATTACCTGGACCGGGTTCGGTTTAGCCTTTTTAGCCTTCGTCTCCTTGCTGGTGGCGTGA